The proteins below come from a single Tissierella sp. MB52-C2 genomic window:
- the mgtA gene encoding magnesium-translocating P-type ATPase: protein MKKKRVYSNESINKNLQDMSSKNIDTILRELNSSIDGLSEIEADNRLSFYGHNEIISEKRKPWYIYLLNSFVDPFILILLVIVLVSYFTDIAFAPPGEKSWMTIVIISTMILISVILKFSQEYKSQITADNLKYLVPTTTSVKRGGMKKREINISDVVPGDIIHLAAGDLIPADLRIITCKDLFISQSSLTGESEPVEKFSEIKDKNVNKNISDLENIALMGTIVVSGSAVGIVLQTGNQTYFGTIAESLAKDRGQTSFEEGVKSVSFLLIRFMLVMVPIVFLINGLTKKDWINAFLFAISIAVGLTPEMLPTLVSTNLAKGAISLSKRKIVVKRLSSIQNFGAMDILCTDKTGTLTLDKIILETHLDVLGNENDRVLRHGYLNSYYQTGLKNLLDIAVIEYGNEKGFNEVTKIYERVDEIPFDFTRRRMSVVVESENGKRQLITKGAVEEMISICSFVEINGDVLPLTEDLIKTVMDMVTKLNEDGMRVLAIAQKNNVPDENIFSIKDESNMVLIGYMGFLDPPKDSAVSAIKALHEHGVTVKVLTGDNDIVAKKICKDVGIPVDTVVLGIDVEEMIDEKLYEVASKSNILAKLSPMQKERVISVLQNNNHVVGFLGDGINDAQALKQADVGISVDTAVDIAKESADIILLEKDLNVLEKGVIEGRRVFGNIVKYINMTASSNFGNVFSVLAASAFLPFLPMLPIQLLVQNLLYSISQIAIPWDSMDEEYLKTPQKWNADKIGKFMLYIGPISSIFDIATFAIMWFVFKANTIELQPLFQSGWFVVGLVSQTLIVHMIRTKKIPFIQSRASTPLMIMTFLIISLGIIIPYTGFGTYIGLVPLPFSYFPWLVGILLAYSILTQIVKNIYIKKFNTWM, encoded by the coding sequence ATGAAAAAGAAAAGAGTTTACAGTAATGAAAGTATAAATAAAAACCTACAAGATATGAGTTCAAAAAATATTGATACTATTTTAAGAGAGTTAAATTCATCCATCGATGGTCTATCTGAAATAGAAGCAGATAACAGATTAAGCTTTTATGGACACAATGAAATAATTTCTGAAAAAAGGAAACCTTGGTATATTTACCTTTTAAATTCCTTTGTAGATCCTTTTATTTTGATATTATTAGTTATAGTTTTGGTATCTTATTTTACCGATATTGCTTTTGCTCCACCTGGAGAGAAGTCTTGGATGACTATAGTAATTATTTCCACTATGATATTAATTAGTGTAATCCTTAAGTTTTCTCAAGAGTATAAATCTCAAATAACAGCGGATAATCTAAAATATCTTGTTCCTACAACTACATCTGTTAAAAGAGGTGGTATGAAGAAAAGAGAAATCAATATATCCGATGTAGTTCCAGGAGATATTATTCATTTAGCAGCTGGAGATTTAATACCTGCAGATCTAAGAATTATTACTTGCAAAGATTTATTTATCAGTCAATCTTCCTTAACCGGTGAATCAGAGCCTGTCGAGAAATTTTCAGAGATTAAAGATAAGAATGTAAATAAGAATATATCCGATTTAGAAAATATTGCCTTAATGGGGACCATAGTTGTTAGTGGTTCTGCAGTAGGTATAGTTTTGCAAACAGGAAACCAAACATACTTTGGTACTATTGCAGAGTCTCTTGCTAAAGATAGAGGGCAAACTAGCTTTGAAGAAGGTGTTAAAAGTGTTAGTTTTCTTCTAATAAGATTTATGTTAGTTATGGTTCCTATAGTTTTCTTAATAAACGGATTAACAAAAAAAGATTGGATAAATGCCTTTTTGTTTGCTATTTCAATAGCTGTAGGCTTAACTCCTGAAATGCTTCCAACTTTGGTTTCTACTAATCTTGCCAAAGGAGCAATATCTTTATCTAAACGTAAAATTGTAGTTAAAAGATTGAGCTCTATTCAAAATTTTGGAGCTATGGATATTTTATGTACAGATAAAACTGGAACTTTAACATTAGATAAAATTATATTGGAAACACATTTAGATGTGCTGGGCAATGAAAATGATAGGGTCTTAAGACATGGGTACTTGAATAGTTATTATCAAACAGGATTAAAAAACTTATTAGATATTGCCGTAATAGAATATGGTAACGAAAAAGGATTCAACGAAGTAACAAAGATATATGAAAGAGTAGATGAAATTCCCTTTGATTTTACAAGACGTAGGATGTCAGTAGTGGTTGAAAGTGAAAATGGAAAAAGACAACTTATAACCAAAGGTGCTGTTGAAGAAATGATCTCTATATGTTCTTTTGTAGAAATCAATGGAGATGTTTTGCCTTTAACTGAAGATTTAATAAAAACCGTTATGGATATGGTAACTAAACTTAATGAAGATGGCATGAGAGTCCTTGCTATAGCTCAAAAAAATAATGTTCCAGATGAAAATATCTTTAGCATTAAAGATGAAAGTAATATGGTTCTTATTGGATATATGGGCTTTTTAGATCCTCCAAAGGATTCAGCTGTTTCTGCAATAAAGGCATTACATGAGCACGGAGTAACTGTCAAGGTATTAACTGGAGATAATGATATAGTTGCTAAAAAAATATGTAAAGATGTTGGGATTCCCGTAGATACTGTGGTTTTAGGAATAGATGTAGAAGAAATGATAGATGAAAAATTGTACGAAGTAGCATCAAAGTCCAATATCCTAGCAAAACTATCTCCAATGCAAAAAGAAAGAGTTATCTCTGTTCTGCAAAATAATAATCATGTTGTTGGTTTCTTAGGTGATGGCATTAACGACGCTCAAGCCTTAAAGCAAGCTGATGTAGGTATCTCTGTAGATACTGCAGTTGATATAGCTAAGGAATCTGCTGATATAATATTGCTTGAAAAAGATTTAAATGTTTTGGAAAAAGGAGTTATTGAAGGTAGAAGAGTATTTGGAAATATTGTTAAATATATAAATATGACTGCTAGTTCTAACTTTGGAAATGTATTTAGTGTATTAGCAGCTAGTGCATTTTTGCCATTTTTACCAATGTTGCCTATACAGTTACTTGTACAAAACTTACTCTATAGTATTTCTCAAATAGCTATACCTTGGGATAGCATGGATGAAGAATACTTGAAAACACCTCAAAAATGGAATGCAGATAAAATAGGTAAGTTTATGCTATATATAGGACCTATTAGTTCCATATTTGATATTGCTACCTTTGCTATTATGTGGTTTGTGTTTAAAGCAAATACGATAGAATTACAGCCTTTATTTCAATCTGGTTGGTTTGTAGTAGGACTCGTATCACAGACCCTAATAGTCCATATGATAAGGACAAAGAAGATTCCATTTATACAAAGTAGGGCTTCTACTCCCCTAATGATAATGACTTTCTTAATAATAAGTCTAGGAATAATAATTCCATATACTGGGTTCGGAACTTATATAGGACTTGTCCCCTTACCATTTAGTTATTTCCCTTGGTTAGTGGGAATATTGTTAGCTTACTCTATTCTTACGCAGATTGTTAAAAATATCTATATTAAAAAGTTTAATACTTGGATGTAA
- a CDS encoding PLP-dependent aminotransferase family protein, translating to MEKFKLNKDTDIPLYIQLYEKFKILIEEDQLEQEKLPSIRSLAKSLGVNNVTIVSAYKLLEKEGYVYSIKGSGTYIKKLPDETIHYLEEGDMDLMVSGILPISKNSINFASMSPTSDLFPIEEFKKVLMEVLDRDAGLAFLYPEITGYDPLRDSISKFLKENYNTIVNKEEILITSGGQQGLDIISKTLITPGDCIFVENPTYSGALSSFKSRGAKIIGIPINESGIDIGSLKSYIKKYRPKFLYIMTNYQSPTTYSYSTENKEELLSLSKEYGFYIIEDDFLTDLNFSENKKMPLKSKDRFDQVIFIKSFSKIFMPGVRIGFITLPNKLFKEIIKAKHTTDISSSGYLQRAFDLYLRQGHWKSHIEKIKTVYSEKYKIMTDGLDNLSQYGISYIKPDGGLSIWLKLPNNIDAINLYNECAEKGLAIVPGKVFFVDDSIYSNYIRLSFGAVTNEEMTEGLRILENIVSRPFKDKENNYLPFI from the coding sequence ATGGAAAAGTTTAAATTAAATAAAGACACTGATATACCTTTATATATACAATTATATGAAAAATTTAAAATCTTAATAGAAGAGGACCAATTAGAACAGGAGAAATTACCTTCCATAAGGAGCCTTGCAAAATCCCTTGGAGTAAATAATGTAACTATAGTTAGTGCATATAAACTTTTAGAAAAAGAAGGATATGTTTATTCCATAAAAGGCAGTGGAACTTATATAAAAAAATTGCCTGATGAAACTATCCATTATTTAGAGGAAGGTGATATGGATTTAATGGTATCTGGTATACTTCCTATATCAAAGAACAGTATAAACTTTGCATCTATGTCACCTACATCTGATTTATTTCCCATAGAGGAGTTTAAAAAGGTCTTAATGGAAGTTTTAGATAGGGATGCTGGTCTAGCCTTTTTATATCCAGAAATCACAGGATATGACCCTTTAAGAGATTCCATTTCTAAATTTCTAAAAGAAAATTATAATACAATAGTAAATAAAGAAGAAATACTTATTACCTCTGGAGGCCAGCAGGGATTAGATATAATCTCTAAAACATTGATTACTCCTGGAGATTGTATTTTTGTTGAAAACCCGACTTATTCTGGAGCCTTATCCTCATTTAAATCTAGAGGTGCGAAAATCATCGGAATACCTATAAATGAAAGTGGAATAGATATAGGATCTCTAAAATCTTATATAAAAAAATATAGACCTAAGTTTTTGTATATAATGACTAATTATCAAAGTCCAACGACTTACTCCTATAGTACTGAGAACAAAGAGGAACTTTTATCGCTATCTAAAGAGTATGGCTTCTATATAATAGAGGATGATTTTTTGACAGATTTAAATTTTAGTGAGAATAAAAAAATGCCGCTAAAATCGAAGGATAGATTTGATCAAGTAATATTTATTAAAAGCTTCTCAAAAATATTTATGCCTGGTGTTCGTATCGGGTTTATTACTTTACCTAATAAGTTATTTAAGGAAATAATAAAAGCAAAACATACTACTGATATTTCGTCATCAGGATATCTTCAAAGAGCCTTCGACTTATATTTAAGACAGGGCCATTGGAAAAGCCATATAGAGAAAATTAAAACAGTTTATTCTGAAAAATATAAAATCATGACTGATGGATTAGATAATTTATCTCAGTATGGAATATCATACATAAAACCTGATGGTGGCCTTAGTATTTGGCTTAAACTACCTAATAATATAGATGCTATTAATCTTTACAATGAATGTGCTGAAAAGGGATTGGCTATTGTACCTGGAAAAGTTTTTTTCGTAGACGATTCTATTTATTCAAACTATATAAGACTTAGTTTTGGAGCAGTAACCAATGAAGAAATGACTGAAGGCCTTAGAATATTAGAAAATATAGTATCTAGACCCTTTAAGGATAAGGAAAATAATTATTTGCCATTTATATAA
- a CDS encoding BCCT family transporter encodes MNTVKQKNNTVFYISLALTIAIVLWGIVAQENFSSFANSLLNFLTTNFGWAYLISMFIFVVFAIILAFSKYGDIKLGPDDSKPEYSTTSWFGMLFGAGMGIGLVFWGVAEPISHFVNPAPGIQSGTIEAANFAMKSSFMHWGFHPWANYSIIGLALAYFQFRKNKPGLISSIFIPLLGEKRVNGPIGKLIDILAVFATVAGVATSLGLGTLQINSGLNFLFNIPETKLVQVGIIVVITIIYIWTAVSGIDKGIKTLGDINLVLAFGLLLLTFVLGPTLKVVNSFTNGLGQYINGFIADSLHVEPFGDNSWLNSWTIFYWAWWIAWAPFVGTFIARISKGRTIREFIGGVILAPALVSIIWFAAFGTMGLNLVDKIGVEGLAAAASNTSTALFQVFNNYPLSTVLSLITVALLCTFFITSANSATFVLGMLTSEGNLNPSTKKQFIWGIVQALLATSLLLAGGLEALQTASVAAAFPFIFVMILAIVSLMKALKEEK; translated from the coding sequence ATGAATACGGTAAAGCAAAAGAATAATACAGTATTTTATATATCTCTTGCTCTAACTATAGCCATAGTTTTATGGGGCATAGTAGCACAAGAGAATTTCTCAAGTTTTGCAAACTCATTACTTAACTTCCTGACAACTAATTTTGGATGGGCTTACTTAATCTCTATGTTCATATTTGTAGTGTTTGCAATTATATTAGCATTTAGTAAATATGGAGATATTAAATTAGGTCCTGATGATTCCAAGCCAGAATATAGTACTACTTCTTGGTTTGGAATGTTATTTGGAGCTGGTATGGGTATAGGTCTTGTATTTTGGGGTGTAGCTGAACCTATATCTCATTTTGTAAATCCAGCCCCTGGAATTCAATCTGGAACAATAGAAGCTGCTAATTTTGCTATGAAATCATCATTTATGCACTGGGGTTTTCACCCTTGGGCTAACTATAGTATTATAGGTTTAGCATTGGCATATTTCCAATTTAGAAAAAATAAACCAGGTTTAATCAGTAGTATTTTCATACCACTATTAGGTGAAAAAAGAGTTAATGGACCTATTGGAAAGCTAATAGATATACTTGCAGTATTTGCAACAGTTGCAGGAGTAGCTACATCTCTTGGTCTTGGTACTTTACAGATTAATAGTGGATTAAATTTCCTATTCAATATTCCAGAAACTAAATTAGTTCAAGTAGGAATAATCGTAGTAATTACAATTATATATATTTGGACAGCTGTTAGTGGAATAGATAAAGGTATAAAAACATTAGGAGATATAAACCTAGTATTAGCCTTTGGACTTCTATTACTTACTTTTGTATTAGGCCCTACACTAAAGGTAGTAAACTCCTTTACCAATGGATTAGGTCAATATATTAATGGCTTTATAGCTGATAGTCTTCATGTTGAACCCTTTGGTGACAATAGTTGGTTAAACTCATGGACAATATTTTATTGGGCATGGTGGATAGCTTGGGCTCCATTTGTAGGTACATTTATAGCTCGTATATCAAAGGGTAGAACTATTAGAGAATTTATAGGAGGAGTTATTCTTGCTCCAGCCCTAGTATCAATCATATGGTTTGCAGCTTTTGGAACAATGGGATTAAACTTAGTTGATAAAATTGGAGTAGAAGGATTAGCTGCCGCTGCAAGTAATACATCTACAGCTTTATTCCAAGTATTTAATAACTATCCTTTAAGTACAGTATTATCTTTAATTACAGTAGCTTTATTATGTACATTCTTTATTACATCTGCAAACTCAGCTACATTTGTATTAGGAATGTTGACTTCAGAAGGAAACCTAAATCCTTCAACTAAAAAACAATTTATTTGGGGAATCGTTCAGGCCTTATTAGCAACATCTTTATTACTAGCTGGTGGACTTGAAGCACTGCAAACTGCATCAGTTGCTGCAGCATTCCCATTTATATTTGTAATGATATTGGCAATAGTATCATTGATGAAAGCCTTAAAAGAAGAAAAATAA
- the grdH gene encoding betaine reductase selenoprotein B — MKKAIHYINQFFAGIGGEEKADHKPEIREGLVGPSLALNSMLDAEVTHTIICGDNFMGSNTDEAVKIILGFLEDKEFDIFVAGPAFQAGRYGVACGTICKAVKERFNVPVITSMNVENPGVEMFKKDMYVFEGGKSAAKLRDDVKVMADFANKILKGEETGSADEEGFFPRGIRAQAWLESGKTAAERGVEMLVKKLNNIPYVTELPIPKQDRVPIAAPIKDLSKANIAMVTTGGIVPIDNPDRIQSASATRWGRYDISKDERLEGGVYKTIHAGFDPAAADADPNVIMPIDAMKTYVKEGKIGKLHDYFYSTVGTGTTQAEAARMGKEIVEKLKEDNVDGVIMTSTUGTCTRCGATMVKEIERAGIPVVQMCNLIPVATTVGSNKIVPTISIPYPLGDPATSKEQQWKLRYHRVGVALDALTEDVKEQTVFKVKI, encoded by the coding sequence ATGAAAAAGGCAATTCATTATATAAATCAGTTTTTCGCAGGGATTGGTGGAGAAGAAAAGGCAGATCATAAGCCAGAAATAAGAGAAGGATTAGTAGGACCTTCCCTTGCATTAAATAGTATGTTAGATGCAGAAGTTACTCATACAATTATTTGTGGTGATAACTTCATGGGATCAAACACAGATGAAGCTGTTAAAATCATATTAGGATTTTTAGAGGATAAAGAATTTGACATATTTGTTGCAGGTCCAGCATTCCAAGCAGGTAGATACGGAGTAGCTTGTGGAACTATTTGTAAGGCTGTTAAAGAAAGATTTAATGTACCAGTTATTACATCTATGAATGTAGAAAACCCTGGAGTAGAAATGTTTAAGAAAGATATGTATGTATTTGAAGGTGGAAAATCAGCAGCAAAATTAAGGGATGATGTAAAAGTAATGGCTGATTTTGCAAATAAGATATTAAAAGGTGAAGAAACTGGTTCAGCTGATGAAGAAGGTTTTTTCCCAAGAGGAATTAGAGCTCAAGCTTGGTTAGAATCAGGAAAAACTGCTGCAGAAAGAGGAGTAGAAATGTTGGTTAAGAAATTAAACAATATTCCTTATGTAACAGAACTTCCTATACCAAAACAAGATAGAGTACCTATTGCAGCACCAATTAAAGACTTATCTAAAGCAAATATAGCCATGGTAACTACTGGAGGAATAGTTCCAATAGACAATCCAGATAGAATTCAATCTGCTTCAGCTACACGTTGGGGAAGATATGATATATCTAAGGATGAAAGATTGGAAGGCGGAGTATATAAAACTATCCATGCTGGATTTGACCCTGCAGCAGCAGATGCAGATCCAAATGTAATAATGCCAATAGATGCAATGAAGACTTATGTAAAAGAAGGAAAAATCGGTAAACTTCATGACTATTTCTATAGTACTGTAGGTACAGGAACTACTCAAGCTGAGGCAGCTAGAATGGGTAAAGAAATAGTAGAAAAACTAAAAGAAGATAACGTAGATGGAGTTATCATGACTTCCACATGAGGCACCTGTACACGTTGCGGTGCAACAATGGTAAAAGAAATCGAAAGAGCAGGTATTCCAGTAGTTCAAATGTGTAACTTAATACCTGTAGCAACAACAGTAGGCTCAAATAAGATAGTACCTACAATATCTATTCCATATCCACTAGGAGATCCGGCAACATCTAAAGAGCAACAATGGAAACTTAGATATCATAGAGTTGGTGTAGCACTAGATGCTTTAACAGAAGATGTTAAAGAGCAAACAGTATTTAAGGTAAAAATTTAG
- a CDS encoding TetR/AcrR family transcriptional regulator encodes MKKTIQRKRMMSYFINATVDLIDEVGINGITLRKVADKAGYNSATLYNYFENLDHLILYASMKHIKDYAHALDAYLKDAKNAMDRFLKVWECFCDYAYDKPEIYNAIFFPNLEKHFEDYVADYYKLFPEDIISKDKNISTMLLKTDINERAQTTVYACVNEGYIRLEDANKLNDMTLLIFEGMLKRVLNNKISYDDSRNNTMDYIKAIVERLLIKDYTFYY; translated from the coding sequence GTGAAAAAAACGATTCAACGAAAAAGAATGATGTCTTATTTTATTAATGCAACTGTAGATCTAATAGATGAAGTTGGAATTAATGGAATAACTTTAAGAAAAGTAGCTGATAAGGCTGGATATAATAGTGCTACACTTTATAATTATTTTGAAAATCTAGATCATTTAATTTTATATGCTTCTATGAAACATATAAAAGATTATGCCCATGCTTTAGATGCATATTTAAAAGATGCAAAAAATGCCATGGATAGGTTTCTCAAAGTTTGGGAATGTTTCTGTGACTATGCCTATGATAAACCAGAAATTTATAATGCCATTTTCTTCCCAAATCTAGAAAAACATTTTGAAGATTATGTTGCTGATTACTATAAACTTTTTCCAGAAGATATTATTAGTAAAGATAAAAATATTTCTACTATGCTACTGAAAACTGATATTAATGAAAGAGCACAAACTACTGTATATGCATGTGTAAATGAAGGCTATATTCGACTTGAAGATGCAAATAAATTAAATGATATGACTCTTTTAATCTTTGAAGGTATGCTAAAAAGAGTATTAAACAATAAAATTTCCTATGATGATTCAAGAAATAATACTATGGATTATATTAAAGCCATAGTAGAAAGACTTTTAATTAAAGATTATACATTCTATTATTAA
- a CDS encoding SigB/SigF/SigG family RNA polymerase sigma factor, which yields MTNKSQEARDARNLNTKMEIKELFKIYNETKDKQIRDILIEKHIYIAEILSKKYANRGIEYDDIYQVACIGLIYAIDRYNIEKGYEFSSFATPTIIGEIKKYFRDKGWTIRVPRRIQELSKKINNAKVLLSQQLQRSPTIEDIANYLNYTEEEILEAMEASKVYTPQSLDVTYDSNSEDKDVNLADLIGEEDEYFNKIENNDFLTRTMEKLNDVEKQILVERYFNKKTQVSIAKDLDISQMTVSRIEKRVLEKLRKEVDKIMM from the coding sequence ATGACTAATAAAAGTCAAGAAGCAAGAGATGCAAGAAACCTAAATACTAAGATGGAAATTAAAGAATTATTTAAAATATATAACGAAACTAAAGACAAGCAGATTAGAGATATATTAATTGAAAAACATATATATATTGCAGAAATTTTATCTAAAAAATATGCAAATAGAGGTATAGAATATGACGATATATATCAAGTTGCCTGTATAGGACTTATATATGCCATAGATAGATATAATATAGAAAAAGGTTATGAATTCTCAAGCTTTGCCACTCCAACTATAATAGGTGAAATAAAGAAGTATTTTAGGGATAAGGGATGGACCATAAGAGTACCTAGAAGGATACAAGAACTATCTAAAAAGATAAATAATGCAAAGGTATTACTGTCGCAACAATTACAAAGGTCACCTACAATTGAAGATATAGCAAATTATTTGAATTATACGGAGGAAGAAATACTAGAAGCCATGGAGGCAAGTAAAGTATATACCCCTCAATCATTAGATGTAACTTATGATTCAAATAGCGAGGACAAAGATGTAAATTTAGCTGATTTAATAGGCGAAGAGGATGAATACTTTAACAAAATTGAAAACAATGATTTTTTAACAAGAACTATGGAAAAGTTAAATGATGTAGAAAAGCAAATACTAGTTGAAAGATATTTTAATAAGAAGACTCAAGTATCCATAGCAAAAGACTTAGATATATCTCAAATGACAGTTTCAAGAATAGAGAAAAGAGTTCTAGAGAAACTGAGAAAAGAAGTAGATAAAATAATGATGTAA
- a CDS encoding alpha/beta hydrolase — MEYFNTSDNVKLYYEVKGEGKPILFIHGFTENHNSFRIQQRALFKKYKIITYDVRGHGLSSRVDYGLNIERLALDLKEFIDYLELQDIVLVGWSMGASIIFEYINLFGEDKLSKICIIDKGPKVLNDNNWNLGLYHGKYTMENALKDLSLIKDNWMKFAERFIKSMAPYFNEKQFSISMDKMKNNSPQVMYAIWKSMIEKDYRKTLSKIHIPALIIFGGESTFYSVDTGRYLKENIRDSELVIFENCTHLLVLENPIRFNRVLEEFTSKY; from the coding sequence ATGGAATATTTTAATACAAGTGATAATGTAAAATTATATTATGAAGTAAAGGGAGAAGGTAAACCAATACTTTTTATCCATGGATTTACTGAAAACCATAATTCCTTTAGAATACAGCAGAGGGCATTGTTTAAAAAATATAAAATAATTACCTATGATGTAAGAGGTCACGGTCTATCTAGCAGGGTAGATTATGGACTAAATATAGAAAGACTTGCATTGGACCTAAAGGAGTTTATAGATTATTTAGAGCTACAAGATATAGTATTAGTAGGATGGTCTATGGGTGCTTCAATTATATTTGAATATATAAATCTATTTGGAGAAGATAAATTGTCTAAAATATGTATTATAGATAAAGGTCCGAAGGTTTTAAATGATAATAATTGGAATCTAGGTTTATATCATGGTAAATATACTATGGAAAATGCTTTAAAGGATTTAAGTTTAATCAAAGACAATTGGATGAAATTTGCAGAAAGATTTATAAAAAGTATGGCACCTTATTTCAATGAAAAACAATTTAGTATTTCAATGGATAAGATGAAAAATAATTCACCTCAGGTAATGTATGCAATATGGAAATCCATGATAGAAAAGGATTATAGAAAGACTTTAAGTAAAATACATATACCGGCTTTAATAATATTTGGGGGAGAAAGCACTTTTTATTCAGTTGATACAGGAAGATATCTTAAAGAAAATATTAGAGATTCAGAGTTAGTAATATTTGAAAACTGCACCCACCTATTGGTATTAGAAAACCCTATTAGATTTAATAGGGTTTTAGAGGAATTTACATCCAAGTATTAA
- a CDS encoding glycine/sarcosine/betaine reductase component B subunit — MRLEIGNFQVKDVVFGEKTMFSNGVLSINKEEAMAFIKEDEHITELDIVIAKPGENTRIVPVKEAAEPRIRPDDRPVFPGVTGDVESAGSGRVHALKGCSVLGVGMHYGSFGDGLIDMGGEGAKYTLFSQLINICIVADTDEEFERFEQQKKNTAIRMATHKFAEYLGNAVKDLEPEEIETFELDPVTKRTEAVNKLPSVVLVMQPQSQMEELGYNDLVYGWDMNKYVPTFMHPNEVLDGALISGSFMPASSKWSTYDFQNFPTIRELYKEHGKSINFLGVIMSNLNVSLEQKHRSAIFVAQMAKSLGADGAIVTEEGYGNPDADYILCLAALEDVGVKTVGISNECTGRDGASQPLVTLDEKANALVSTGNVSQLIELPPADKVIGELQALARDGLSGGWAYDEILGGSVREDGSIIMENNAMFCGDRIPGWSTKTMKEF; from the coding sequence ATGAGACTAGAAATAGGTAATTTTCAAGTAAAAGATGTTGTTTTTGGAGAAAAGACAATGTTTAGTAACGGTGTTCTGTCCATTAATAAGGAAGAAGCCATGGCCTTTATTAAAGAAGATGAGCATATTACAGAATTAGATATAGTAATTGCAAAGCCAGGTGAGAATACAAGAATAGTACCAGTTAAGGAAGCAGCAGAACCAAGAATTCGTCCAGATGATAGACCAGTATTTCCTGGGGTTACAGGAGACGTTGAATCTGCAGGTAGTGGAAGAGTACATGCATTAAAAGGATGTAGTGTTCTAGGGGTAGGTATGCACTATGGTAGTTTTGGTGATGGTCTAATTGATATGGGTGGTGAAGGTGCAAAGTATACTCTATTTTCACAATTAATTAATATATGTATAGTTGCTGATACAGATGAAGAATTTGAAAGATTTGAGCAACAAAAGAAAAATACAGCAATTAGAATGGCTACTCATAAGTTTGCAGAGTATTTAGGAAATGCAGTAAAAGATTTAGAGCCAGAAGAAATAGAAACTTTTGAATTAGATCCAGTAACTAAAAGAACTGAAGCAGTAAATAAACTTCCATCAGTAGTATTGGTTATGCAGCCACAATCTCAGATGGAGGAATTAGGATACAATGATTTAGTATATGGATGGGATATGAATAAATATGTTCCTACTTTTATGCATCCAAATGAAGTATTAGATGGAGCATTGATATCAGGTAGCTTTATGCCTGCATCATCAAAGTGGTCAACATATGATTTCCAAAATTTCCCTACAATTAGAGAATTATATAAGGAACATGGAAAATCAATTAACTTCTTAGGAGTTATAATGTCAAATCTAAATGTTTCCTTAGAGCAAAAACATAGATCAGCTATATTTGTAGCACAAATGGCAAAATCATTAGGAGCAGATGGAGCAATAGTTACTGAAGAAGGATATGGAAATCCAGATGCTGACTATATTTTATGCTTAGCTGCTTTAGAAGATGTAGGAGTAAAGACAGTAGGTATAAGTAATGAGTGTACAGGTAGAGATGGAGCTTCTCAACCTCTTGTTACATTAGATGAAAAGGCAAATGCTTTAGTATCTACAGGTAATGTATCTCAACTAATAGAATTACCACCAGCCGATAAGGTAATAGGAGAATTACAAGCTTTAGCCAGAGACGGTTTATCTGGAGGATGGGCTTATGATGAAATATTAGGTGGATCTGTAAGAGAAGATGGCTCAATTATCATGGAAAATAATGCCATGTTCTGTGGTGACAGAATACCAGGTTGGTCAACTAAAACTATGAAGGAATTTTAG